One Glycine max cultivar Williams 82 chromosome 6, Glycine_max_v4.0, whole genome shotgun sequence DNA segment encodes these proteins:
- the LOC102669223 gene encoding uncharacterized protein codes for MDTNTLGVDPKKRKASIVENVFNLQARETLDHEIARMFYSLGLPFHLARNPHYRKAFPYAANNKINGYQPPGYNKLRTTLLQNERRHMEILLQPIKNAWSQNGVSIVSDGWNDPQKRSLINFMAGTENGPMFLKAIDCSNEIKDKDFIAKHMREVIMEVGHSNVVQIVMDNATVCKAACLIIEAEFPFIYWTPCVVHTLNLALKNICVAKNKKNNVVYEECSWITQIVDDAMFVKNFVMSHSMRLSIFNSFNSLKLLSIAPTRFASTIVMLKRFKQLKKGLQDMVISDQWSSYTENDVAKAKFVKDTLLDDKWWDKVDSILSFTIPIYDVLRRTDTEASSLHLVYEMWDSMIENVKNAIYQYERKEESEGSTFYEVVHSILIDRWTKSNTPLHCLAHSLNPR; via the coding sequence ATGGATACAAACACTCTTGGTGTTGatccaaaaaagagaaaggCATCAATTGTAGAAAATGTCTTTAATTTGCAAGCTAGAGAGACACTTGATCATGAAATTGCTAGGATGTTTTACTCTTTGGGGTTGCCTTTTCATTTAGCAAGAAATCCTCATTATAGGAAGGCGTTTCCCTATGCTGCCAACAATAAGATCAATGGTTATCAACCTCCaggttataataaattaaggacAACATTACTTCAAAATGAGAGGAGACATATGGAGATCTTGttacaaccaattaaaaatgcaTGGAGCCAGAATGGTGTGAGCATTGTTAGTGATGGATGGAATGACCCGCAAAAAAGATCTCTTATTAATTTCATGGCTGGCACGGAGAACGGACCTATGTTTTTAAAGGCCATCGATTGTTCAAATGAGATCAAAGACAAGGATTTCATTGCCAAACATATGAGGGAGGTAATTATGGAGGTTGGGCACTCAAATGTTGTGCAAATAGTGATGGATAATGCAACCGTTTGTAAAGCAGCATGTTTAATAATTGAGGCTGAGTTTCCTTTCATCTATTGGACTCCATGTGTTGTCCATACATTAAATCTTGCTTTAAAGAACATATGTGTAgccaagaataaaaaaaacaatgttgtttATGAAGAATGTTCTTGGATCACCCAAATTGTGGATGATGCAATGTTTGTGAAAAACTTTGTCATGAGTCACTCTATGAGACtatcaattttcaattcattcaattCATTGAAATTGTTATCCATTGCTCCAACAAGATTTGCCTCCACTATTGTAATGCTAAAGAGATTCAAGCAATTGAAGAAAGGACTCCAAGATATGGTCATTAGTGACCAATGGTCTTCTTATACGGAAAATGATGTTGCAAAGGCTAAATTTGTGAAAGATACTTTGTTGGATGATAAATGGTGGGATAAGGTTGAttctattctttctttcactaTCCCTATCTATGATGTTCTTAGAAGAACTGATACAGAAGCTTCATCTCTCCATCTAGTATATGAGATGTGGGATTCAATGATTGAAAATGTGAAGAATGCCATATATCAATATGAGAGAAAGGAGGAGAGTGAAGGATCAACCTTTTATGAGGTAGTGCACTCCATATTAATTGACCGTTGGACTAAGAGTAACACTCCTCTCCATTGTTTAGCTCATTCCTTAAATCCTAGGTAA